In Hyphomicrobiales bacterium, one genomic interval encodes:
- a CDS encoding NAD(P)-binding protein gives MTAYRNLLSPITIKGRTFRNRVFSSSHAPGYADSGLPGDRYQAYHEEKARGGIGLTMFGGSSNVSRDSGSIYGQIYVGDDRVIPAFRAMSKRVHAHGAGLMCQITHMGRRTTWDAGDWLPTKGPSALRDPAHHSMPYALSTREIARIVKAFADGARRCREGGLDGVEILGSAHILGQFLSPIGNRRSDSYGGNLDNRARFLVEVIEAVRGAVGDDFLVSVRTNFDESNEAGLTPEEGIEVARILGKHGATDILNVNGAYGGTHMGLAEYMPAMGFPSAPYIELARRVREASGLVTFQAARLADPATADWAIGAGHVDMAGMTRAHMADPEIVAKIMRGEENRIRPCVGAGYCGDRIYVGRDALCQHNVSTGRESWLPSRIERAATPLGAVVVGGGPAGMEAARVLALRGHRVTLLEAGSRLGGQILLAAKGGWRKDLIGIADWLAAEVENEGVDVRLDTYAEVDDILALEPDVVIVATGGVPETSLALGGQEFMLTVWDVLGGQAEARGETLVFDAVGGHAALSAADRLSSEGVKVVVATSDRHIGRAINGNNAPVYLRNLGRAGVSIMTDVALVGLERDGNRLRALLRHAFTREIEARTFDTVVADLGTRSVTDLSDALSERSRNFGEFDYEALATLRPQPVGENSDGIFQLYRIGDALTARDIHAALLEANRLCRVI, from the coding sequence ATGACGGCCTACCGCAACCTCCTCTCGCCGATCACCATCAAGGGTCGCACCTTTCGCAACCGGGTGTTCTCGAGTTCGCATGCGCCGGGCTATGCCGACAGCGGCCTTCCGGGCGATCGCTATCAGGCCTACCACGAGGAAAAGGCCCGGGGTGGCATCGGGCTGACGATGTTCGGTGGCTCCTCGAACGTCAGCCGCGATTCCGGCTCGATCTACGGTCAGATCTACGTTGGCGACGACCGCGTCATTCCGGCCTTCCGCGCCATGTCGAAACGCGTCCACGCCCACGGCGCGGGCCTCATGTGCCAGATCACACACATGGGGCGGCGCACGACCTGGGACGCGGGCGACTGGCTGCCGACCAAGGGGCCATCAGCGCTCCGCGACCCGGCGCACCACTCGATGCCCTACGCGCTGTCGACGCGCGAGATCGCGCGCATCGTCAAAGCCTTTGCCGATGGAGCGCGCCGTTGTCGCGAGGGCGGCCTCGACGGCGTGGAGATCCTCGGCTCGGCCCACATCCTCGGTCAGTTCCTTTCCCCGATCGGCAATCGGCGAAGCGATTCCTATGGCGGCAACCTCGACAATCGCGCCCGCTTCCTCGTCGAGGTCATCGAGGCGGTCCGGGGCGCTGTCGGCGACGACTTCCTCGTCAGCGTGCGCACCAACTTCGACGAAAGCAACGAGGCAGGCCTGACGCCCGAGGAGGGGATCGAGGTCGCCCGTATCCTCGGCAAGCACGGCGCCACCGACATCCTCAACGTCAACGGGGCCTATGGCGGCACGCACATGGGGCTCGCCGAATACATGCCGGCGATGGGATTTCCGTCTGCCCCCTACATCGAACTCGCCCGCCGGGTGCGCGAGGCGAGCGGGCTCGTCACCTTCCAGGCCGCGCGGCTCGCCGATCCTGCGACAGCGGACTGGGCGATCGGAGCCGGCCACGTCGACATGGCGGGCATGACGCGCGCGCACATGGCGGACCCGGAGATCGTCGCGAAGATCATGCGGGGAGAGGAAAACCGGATCCGCCCCTGCGTTGGCGCCGGCTACTGCGGCGACCGCATCTATGTCGGCCGCGATGCGCTCTGCCAGCACAACGTGTCGACGGGCAGGGAAAGCTGGCTACCGTCGCGCATCGAGCGGGCGGCAACGCCACTCGGCGCCGTCGTCGTCGGTGGCGGCCCGGCAGGAATGGAAGCCGCCCGCGTCCTCGCCCTCAGGGGGCACCGCGTCACCCTCCTCGAGGCTGGCTCGCGCCTCGGCGGACAGATCCTGCTGGCCGCCAAGGGCGGCTGGCGCAAGGACCTGATCGGCATCGCGGATTGGCTCGCGGCCGAGGTCGAGAACGAGGGCGTCGACGTCCGGCTCGATACCTACGCGGAGGTGGACGACATTCTCGCTCTCGAGCCGGACGTCGTCATCGTGGCGACCGGCGGTGTGCCGGAAACCTCGCTCGCGCTCGGCGGCCAAGAGTTCATGCTTACGGTCTGGGACGTCCTCGGCGGCCAGGCCGAAGCGCGTGGCGAGACGCTCGTCTTCGATGCCGTCGGCGGCCATGCCGCGCTATCGGCGGCCGACCGGCTCTCGAGCGAAGGTGTCAAGGTCGTCGTTGCGACCAGCGATCGCCATATCGGCCGCGCGATCAACGGCAACAACGCTCCGGTGTACCTGCGCAATCTCGGGAGGGCGGGCGTCAGCATCATGACCGATGTCGCCCTCGTCGGTCTCGAGCGAGACGGCAACAGGCTGAGGGCGCTGCTGCGTCATGCCTTCACGCGCGAGATCGAAGCGCGCACCTTCGACACGGTGGTCGCGGATCTCGGTACGCGGTCGGTCACGGACCTGTCCGATGCACTCTCGGAGAGGTCCCGCAATTTCGGCGAGTTCGACTACGAGGCGCTCGCCACGCTCCGCCCGCAACCGGTGGGGGAAAACAGCGACGGCATTTTCCAGCTCTATCGTATCGGTGACGCGCTCACTGCCCGCGACATTCACGCCGCGTTGCTCGAGGCCAACCGTCTCTGCCGCGTCATTTGA
- a CDS encoding iron-containing alcohol dehydrogenase: protein MARRLGDRAPKEGIDRLQPADVPSDASLLEPKDWSFPVPIAYGPGRLAEIGTRCAGLGIERPLIVTDRGSRHLPFVADLERHLAAAGLGPALYSDISPNPRDDEIAAGRDAFRAGAHDAVIAIGGGSAMDGGKAICLTANNDIDLWAFEFERPVPVIPTNRPFPRLVTIPTTAGTGAETESTAMVTDVAQAMKFCVWHPALKPSLALLDPALTLGLPPHLTAWTGADALTHAIEAYCVPGFHPLCDAMAIEGLKLIGEWLPVAYREPANMAARGGMLVGSCLAGIAFLKGLGMVHAISHMVGAEYDTQHGLTNAVVLPVVLRFNLPGMEGKVRRMAEALSLRETSTAGFIAHIERLLDDLSIPKSLGEIGVPTDCADRIAAKALRDSAAATNPRKATHAEARILVEEAIARAR, encoded by the coding sequence ATGGCGCGGCGCCTGGGCGATCGGGCGCCAAAGGAAGGGATCGATCGATTGCAGCCGGCAGATGTCCCCTCCGACGCGTCACTCCTCGAGCCCAAGGACTGGTCCTTTCCGGTTCCCATCGCATACGGCCCCGGCCGCCTCGCCGAGATCGGAACACGGTGCGCCGGCCTCGGCATCGAACGGCCCCTGATCGTCACGGACCGCGGCAGCCGGCATTTGCCGTTCGTCGCGGACCTCGAGAGGCACCTGGCGGCCGCCGGCCTCGGCCCGGCTCTCTATTCGGACATTTCACCCAATCCGCGCGACGACGAGATCGCCGCCGGACGCGACGCCTTTCGTGCCGGCGCCCACGATGCCGTCATCGCCATCGGCGGCGGCAGCGCCATGGACGGCGGCAAGGCGATCTGCCTCACCGCCAACAACGACATCGACCTCTGGGCATTCGAGTTCGAGCGGCCGGTGCCCGTGATCCCAACCAACCGGCCCTTCCCGCGCCTCGTCACGATCCCGACGACGGCGGGCACCGGCGCCGAGACCGAGAGCACGGCGATGGTGACCGATGTCGCCCAAGCCATGAAGTTCTGCGTCTGGCACCCCGCCCTCAAACCCTCCCTCGCCCTCCTCGACCCGGCCCTGACGCTCGGCCTGCCGCCGCATCTCACCGCGTGGACCGGCGCCGACGCGCTGACCCACGCCATCGAGGCCTATTGCGTCCCTGGATTCCACCCGCTCTGCGACGCGATGGCCATCGAGGGACTGAAACTCATCGGCGAGTGGCTGCCGGTCGCCTATCGCGAACCGGCGAACATGGCGGCGCGCGGCGGCATGCTGGTCGGCTCGTGCCTTGCCGGCATCGCGTTCCTGAAGGGCCTCGGGATGGTCCACGCGATCTCGCACATGGTGGGCGCCGAATACGACACCCAGCACGGCCTGACCAACGCCGTGGTCCTGCCGGTGGTCCTGCGCTTCAACCTGCCTGGCATGGAGGGAAAAGTTCGCCGCATGGCCGAGGCGCTGAGCCTTCGCGAGACCTCGACCGCCGGCTTCATTGCCCACATCGAGCGCTTGCTGGACGACCTCTCGATCCCGAAATCGCTCGGCGAGATCGGCGTCCCGACGGACTGCGCGGACCGCATCGCCGCCAAGGCCCTTCGCGACAGCGCCGCCGCCACGAACCCGCGCAAGGCGACACACGCCGAGGCCCGTATCCTCGTCGAGGAGGCGATCGCCCGGGCCCGGTGA
- a CDS encoding 50S ribosomal protein L36, translating into MKIRNSLKSLAKRHKDNRVVRRRGRLYVINKTQRRYKARQG; encoded by the coding sequence ATGAAGATCCGCAATTCACTCAAGTCGCTCGCCAAGCGCCACAAGGACAACCGCGTCGTGCGCCGCCGGGGCCGCCTCTACGTCATCAACAAGACGCAGCGGCGCTACAAGGCCCGCCAGGGCTGA
- a CDS encoding tetratricopeptide repeat protein: MHDIRPQCHFAAIAPHASRPGQLECPLQPMLSRILLILAVASIGVASAWPIPSVGASVVPLASQAPLEAAPEAGGDSPPAGDEPGVGEPGPGAGTGEAAEAPPTAGAALAQQIPDRAELLEELYKRLAAAGEAESAAVLEKAIEGVWLRSGSDTIDLLMERAAQLQQSGDVGLALRVLASVTELEPEYAEGWNRRAFVFFSEGDYARALQDLQRTLRVDQRHFQAISGLATILRELGDNASALKAYRKALEIHPFLESARKAVDELEREVEGQGI, from the coding sequence ATGCACGATATCCGTCCTCAATGCCACTTCGCCGCGATCGCTCCGCACGCCTCACGACCGGGCCAGTTGGAGTGTCCCCTGCAACCCATGCTTTCGCGCATCCTCCTGATCCTCGCCGTCGCATCGATCGGCGTGGCATCGGCTTGGCCAATCCCTTCGGTCGGGGCTTCGGTGGTCCCGCTCGCGAGCCAGGCTCCGCTCGAGGCGGCACCCGAGGCGGGCGGTGACAGTCCGCCGGCCGGCGACGAGCCGGGCGTTGGCGAACCGGGCCCGGGTGCGGGGACCGGGGAGGCTGCGGAGGCGCCGCCCACCGCAGGCGCCGCTCTCGCTCAGCAGATTCCGGACCGGGCCGAGCTGCTCGAGGAACTCTACAAGCGGCTGGCCGCAGCTGGCGAAGCCGAAAGCGCCGCGGTTCTCGAGAAGGCGATCGAAGGGGTGTGGCTACGCTCGGGCAGCGATACGATCGATCTGCTGATGGAGCGGGCCGCACAGCTCCAGCAATCCGGCGATGTCGGGCTGGCGCTGCGCGTACTGGCCAGTGTGACGGAGCTGGAACCGGAGTATGCCGAGGGCTGGAACCGCCGGGCCTTCGTCTTCTTTTCCGAGGGCGATTATGCGCGCGCGCTGCAGGATCTCCAGCGCACGTTGCGGGTCGACCAGCGGCATTTCCAGGCGATCAGCGGGCTCGCGACCATCCTTCGGGAACTCGGTGACAACGCCTCCGCGCTGAAGGCCTACCGCAAGGCTCTGGAAATCCATCCCTTCCTCGAGTCCGCCCGCAAGGCGGTGGACGAGCTGGAGCGCGAGGTCGAGGGCCAGGGAATCTGA
- a CDS encoding DUF1036 domain-containing protein, translating into MHTSPIVSSPVSRPPAGAPSSLGFGQRWTALRPLAATLVGLAALAASPGAALADLKLCNMTASRVGVSIGYRDAGGWVAEGWWNVMSHSCETILVGALKSRFYYVHAVDYDQGGEWSGTAFMCTAKEAFTIRGVEGCDRRGYARTGFFEIDTREEPDWTIRLTDPDSGSQSGTDQVSTQ; encoded by the coding sequence ATGCACACATCGCCAATTGTGAGTTCGCCAGTTTCGAGACCGCCGGCGGGCGCGCCATCATCGTTGGGGTTCGGCCAGCGATGGACCGCTCTGCGCCCGCTTGCCGCAACCCTCGTCGGCCTCGCCGCGCTCGCGGCCTCGCCCGGCGCCGCGCTCGCCGACCTCAAGCTCTGCAACATGACGGCGAGCCGTGTCGGCGTCTCAATCGGCTACCGCGACGCGGGCGGCTGGGTTGCCGAAGGCTGGTGGAACGTGATGTCGCACTCCTGCGAGACGATACTCGTCGGCGCCCTCAAGTCGCGGTTCTATTATGTCCATGCCGTCGACTACGACCAGGGCGGGGAATGGTCCGGCACTGCCTTCATGTGCACCGCCAAGGAGGCTTTCACCATCCGAGGCGTCGAAGGTTGCGATCGGCGGGGCTACGCGCGCACCGGCTTCTTCGAGATCGACACGCGCGAGGAGCCGGACTGGACCATCCGCCTCACCGATCCCGACAGCGGCTCGCAATCGGGCACCGACCAGGTCTCGACCCAGTAA
- a CDS encoding N-formylglutamate amidohydrolase has protein sequence MTHPLAARSDVPGQHHEAYRVLAGRCDVGLILVCDHATNRFPDGYGTLGLPAEQLNRHIAYDIGAEAVTEGLSQRLRAPAVLSRFSRLFIDPNRGHDDPTLIMQLSDGAIIPGNRSLDAGERERRINGFYRPYHEAIERTIEQVAAAGVVPMLLSVHSFTEKWKETPRPWHITVLWDTDPRLPKPLLEELGRDPTLIVDENVPYIGGLVGDCMYSHGTLRGLPHALIEIRQDLIRTPEGQRRWVDWVASAMERIFARDDVMADLRHVASHAPAGAPYRPVSVTG, from the coding sequence ATGACGCACCCCCTCGCCGCGCGCAGCGATGTCCCCGGCCAGCACCACGAAGCCTATCGGGTGCTCGCGGGGCGCTGCGACGTGGGCTTGATCCTGGTTTGCGATCACGCGACCAACCGATTCCCAGATGGTTATGGCACGCTCGGTCTGCCGGCCGAGCAGCTCAACCGCCACATCGCCTACGACATCGGGGCCGAAGCCGTGACGGAAGGGCTCAGCCAGCGGCTCCGGGCGCCGGCCGTGCTCTCGCGGTTCTCGCGGCTGTTCATCGATCCGAACCGAGGGCACGACGACCCGACGCTGATCATGCAGCTTTCGGACGGTGCGATCATTCCAGGGAACCGGTCGCTCGACGCTGGCGAGCGCGAGCGGCGTATCAACGGCTTCTACCGGCCCTATCACGAGGCGATCGAGCGCACGATCGAGCAGGTGGCGGCGGCTGGCGTGGTGCCGATGCTGCTCTCGGTGCACAGCTTCACCGAGAAGTGGAAGGAGACACCACGGCCCTGGCACATCACCGTGCTCTGGGACACGGATCCGCGCCTGCCCAAGCCGCTGCTCGAGGAGCTGGGCCGCGATCCAACCCTGATCGTCGATGAGAACGTGCCCTACATCGGTGGCCTCGTGGGTGACTGCATGTATTCGCACGGGACCTTGCGTGGCTTGCCCCATGCGCTGATCGAAATCCGCCAGGACCTCATCCGAACGCCAGAGGGCCAACGGCGCTGGGTGGATTGGGTGGCAAGTGCCATGGAGCGGATCTTCGCGCGTGACGATGTCATGGCGGATTTGCGCCACGTCGCCAGTCATGCACCCGCCGGGGCGCCTTACCGGCCGGTCTCGGTCACCGGGTAG